A stretch of the Solanum dulcamara chromosome 6, daSolDulc1.2, whole genome shotgun sequence genome encodes the following:
- the LOC129892662 gene encoding external alternative NAD(P)H-ubiquinone oxidoreductase B1, mitochondrial-like: LQRNGEIQYWEAECLKIDPENHKVICRSLVENLVGVNDFSLEYDHLVVAVGAQVNTFNTPGVVEHCHFLKEVEDAQKIRRTVIDCFEKAVLPGLSEEERRTNLHFVIVGGGPTGVEFAAELHDFVHEDLVKLYPSVKDLVKITVIQSGDHILNTFDERISCFAETKFQRDGIEVLTGCRVVSVSGHSVNMKVKSTGEYIVVPHGMVVWSTGVGTRPFVRDFMEEIGQGKRWILATDEWLRVKGCPDVYAIGDCTTVDQRKIMEDISTIFETADTDHSGTLTIEEFQDVLEDIIIRYPQVELYLKSNHLFEVTELFKDSEGNEREEVDIEGFKLALSHVDSQMKSLPATAQVAAQQGSYLASCFNRWEQCNANPEGPRLFGGAGRHAFRPFTYRHLGQFAPLGGSKAAAELPGDWISMGRSTQWLWYSVYASKQVSWRTRILVVWDWTRRYIFGRDSSRI; this comes from the exons CATTTGCCGTTCTCTTGTGGAAAATTTGGTTGGAGTGAACGATTTTTCGCTAGAATATGACCATTTGGTTGTAGCAGTTGGAGCTCAAGTGAACACTTTTAACACTCCAGGTGTGGTGGAACATTGTCACTTTCTGAAG GAAGTTGAAGACGCTCAGAAGATACGGAGGACTGTAATAGATTGTTTTGAAAAAGCTGTTCTCCCAGGCTTAAGTGAAGAAGAGCGAAGGACCAATCTCCATTTCGTTATAGTTGGAGGGGGTCCAACCGGAGTGGAATTTGCAGCTGAGCTACATGACTTTGTTCATGAAGATTTGGTGAAATTATATCCTTCAGTTAAGGATCTAGTGAAAATAACTGTCATCCAATCTGGAGATCATATCCTGAACAC GTTTGATGAAAGAATTAGCTGTTTTGCTGAAACTAAGTTTCAAAGAGATGGAATTGAGGTTTTGACTGGTTGCCGTGTTGTTAGTGTTTCTGGACATTCAgttaacatgaaagtaaaatCTACGGGAGAATATATCGTTGTACCCCATGGTATGGTTGTATggtcaactggagttggtactcGCCCATTTGTGAGGGATTTCATGGAAGAAATTGGCCAG GGAAAGAGATGGATTCTAGCAACTGATGAATGGTTGCGAGTAAAGGGATGTCCCGATGTGTATGCTATTGGTGATTGTACCACTGTGGATCAACGTAAAATTATG GAGGATATTTCAACCATTTTTGAAACTGCGGATACGGATCATTCTGGAACCTTAACTATTGAAGAATTCCAAGATGTTCTGGAAGACATAATCATCCGATATCCTCAAGTGGAACTGTACCTGAAAAGCAACCATTTGTTTGAAGTAACAGAGTTATTCAAGGATTCAGAAGGAAATGAAAGAGAGGAGGTAGATATTGAAGGATTTAAGTTAGCCCTTTCTCATGTAGATTCCCAAATGAAGAGTCTACCTGCTACTGCTCAG GTTGCTGCTCAACAAGGCTCATATCTTGCTAGCTGCTTTAACCGTTGGGAACAATGCAACGCTAACCCTGAAGGCCCTCGCCTCTTTGGAGGTGCTGGGCGTCATGCATTTCGACCCTTCAC GTATCGGCATTTAGGGCAATTTGCACCATTAGGTGGTAGCAAAGCAGCAGCAGAGCTTCCTGGAGACTGGATATCAATGGGTCGTAGCACACAATGGCTCTGGTATTCTGTGTATGCAAG CAAGCAAGTCAGCTGGCGTACAAGGATCCTAGTTGTATGGGATTGGACAAGAAGATACATTTTTGGAAGAGATTCAAGTCGAATATGA